In Malus sylvestris chromosome 2, drMalSylv7.2, whole genome shotgun sequence, the genomic stretch tTTGCCTGTTAGTTAGTATATGAGTCTAGCCCATccgaattagggtttctaggtTTCGCTCTCTATAAATATAGCTTATAGATTAGCATGAAGAacaagttattcacaatgtaatttcttatggttttgtagccatttcggcattctcttttgtttaataatattcttattatttcgtTGCGCACTCTAATATTCAAGTAGTTTAGTATTCAAGCTAGCATTCCATAATCTAGCTCAATTTCATGCTAGTTTAAATACTAAACTGAACATATTCAAACGAGGTCATCGACTGCAAAAGGTAGTGGAAAAGATAATTCAAACCTTATGCTAAAATGTTACCTGAACAAGTAGATGATGAATAATCAAGAGACAAAGAGAGGCGCGTAAGAGGATCTTCGTCTATTGGGTCGGATATCTGATCTCCTTTATCACTGACTGCCGGACCTTGTGGCTTCCAATGATGAATAGATAAAGAAAGACACGTAAGAAGTTCTTCGTCCATGGGGTCGGATATTTGATCTCCTCTGTCACTGACTGCTGGACCCTATGTCTTCCAACGATCAAGAGACCGAGAAAGACGCGTAAGAAGATCTTTGTCCATTGGGTTAGATATCTGATCTCCTCTATCCCTGACTGTCGGACCCTGTGCCTGGAAGAGTATTGGGAGATTCTCAGGACGAGTTTGAGGCTGAATATGACGGCCTGCAGGAAAAATACCAGGAGGCAAGGAAAAACGTGAATGCGCAAGGCTGTGAGGATCATGATCATGCACTGTTATAGTACTACCCATGTAATTACTGAGATCATAATCATTAGATGGCTCATAATTATCAGCTCACTCCAAATCATGCGTATTTTCCTTTATAGGTCTGTTCCGCACTAGATTAGCCATTGTTCTCATTGATGGCAAAATGTTTGCAAGTGGAGAAaattttggagattttctattGAAAAAATCCATCATTTCTTAGTCTTGCAGAGGATATTTTTTATCTTAACATGAACAGCCATACAATCTATTCAACTCTCATGGTCTCGCTATCTCTATATGGTAATGGCCAAGAGACTCAGGTGACCGGCTGAATGTTACCTGAACAAGTAGATGATGAATAATCAAGAGACAAAGAGAGGCGCATAACAGAATCTTCCTCCATTAGGTCGTGGTCTCCTCTGTCATTGATTGCTGAACCCTACGGCTGGAAGAATACTAAGAGATTCTCAGAACGAGTTTGAGGCTGAATATGATGGCTTGCAGGAAAAGTATTAAAAGACAGAAAAGTGCGAATGCGCAAGGCTGAGAGGACCATGATCATGCACTGCTATAGTACTACCCATGTAATTACTGAGATCATAATCATTAGATGGCTCATAATTATCAGATGACTCCTCATAGAACCGAGCTGGATGTTGGTAAAAAATATAACTAGCTTGGTCCAAATCATGCGTATTTTCCTTCATAGGTTTGTTCCACACTAGATTAACCATTGTTCTCATTGATGGCCTATAATAATCAGATTTTCTTGAAAGTTGGAGTACTATAACTTCAACTTTATCCCCACTTTGCAATTTGAGCTTATCGTTCGATAGTTGTCCTTGCCAAAGTTTAGGCGTATCCCAATATCCGCTGCCTAAGTAAGCCTGCAACTTTGTACGCTTGGTATTATTTAGAACAGTAATGCCAAATTTACTTGCAAATGCATATTTGTGAAAGAAGCATAGAGTCAACCCTTCAAAAGTACGACCATCATTCGGGGGAATATCAAAACTAACTGTATTGCCATGGTTAACAAACTCAAACCAATCAGGAACAAAATTCCCATAGAGTAAAACGCCACCAAATCCGCACGAAGTCCATCCCTACATATACAATGCaagtgtcatatatatatatatacacacacatgtaAACGTGCGTTTGCGTTTGCATGTGCACGATAGGAAGGCaatgagagagagtgtgtgtgaggTACCTGTAGGATGTTCTTCCCAAAATCAGCTGTGAGATTGGTGCagttactcatatcaatcaatgtCATGAAGTTTAATGACTTATCCAAGCCTGGAACCTCTGTGAGTTTGGGCGAATCACTTACCTTCAACTCTGTTATATTTGACATTTCCGAAAAATTGGGCATTGTTTCCAATGCAGGGCAATTAGCGGCATAcagaaatttcaaatttgttggTAAAGTAGGGATTGTACGAAGGTAAAGGCAGCCATTTAACCCCAATGTTTCAAGCTTTGTAAGACCACTTAGGCTGGGTAGGGTATGAAAATAATTCCATCCAAGATCCAAAAGAGTGAGATTCTTCAATCTAACTGTAGAAGATGGTATTTGTCTTATGGCTGTGAAATCTGCTTCAAGTATTCTCAATGATTTCATCTCCCCTAAATCCTCATGCACTTCACTGAATTCGAAACAGCCAGTAAGAAGAAGAGTCTCAACAGATTTCAACTTATAGAAATCCCTTGGAAGAGAACTAAGCTTTTCACATTCTTTAAGGTTCACCAAAGAAAGTTTTTGAAGTTGACCAATGGAGGGGTGAATCTCGGACAAACTCCCACAATTTCCAGTATCAACTCTTCAAGATTTGGGACTTGTGAAAAGTCCGGTGATTTAATTAGAGAGTATGAACGACTGAGATTCATGATTTTCAACCTCTCTAGCAACTGTTACAGAAAACCAaaggaaaattgaaattaatatcCAAAAGGAAgatgtcataaaaaaaaaaaggaaatccaaaaacaaatagaAACAGAACATCATCATGTGTAATTGATGTACCTTATAACCCTCCCAAACTTGTACCAGTTTGCTACACTGCATTTCTAAAACAACTAGTCTTTGTTGATCAAAAAAGTCATCTGGTATGGACTTTAAAGGGCATCCTACCCAACACAACCATATTAACTCTTTGGGAAGGTGTTTGTATTCTCCATTGAGCTGAACGTCTTTGAGATGAAGGAATCTCAGTTTCTTCATATTGGCAAATGCTTCTGTACTGAAGCTAGGCAGGCTAGAGCTTCGAGGCCAAGGATCAGGGAAATTTAGAGCAAGTCCTTCAACTTCTTCAGTTCCCTGTTAACAAAAGGTTATATTCATGTGTAGGAAATGGATTATTTGCATCTATTTACATGTGTTATTTTTACTAATtcataaaacactcattgtcaattAAAATCTTATGACATCTTCCTAtgaaattaaaacagaacatgaataagaaatatgagattattgtcaattaatttcatattaatgtcataaaaaattacatttctacctcatatttcttattcatgaataagaaatatggcgtagaaatgtaattttacacaaccaaattttactgtttttttaaagcctcacctacatgtaatcataacatatctctaattaaaaaattaaaaataaaaaaaacttctcaCTCCGAcattctatcactctcttcctctctccttctatttgaaaaacaaaaattaaaaaaaattctcacacactttgtgtgtgcccatatgctagttatTCATTAGGCAAAATCACCTACGGTGATTATATTTACACATAAATGTTGGTTAGTGTATAATAGACATGCGCgggttatatatatgttttcaagtAGGATGCATTATGCAAAATTTTATTGGGAATGTACTTACAGATTTATTTCTCAAGACTTCGGCGGCCTCTTGACAGTTCCACAACCTACTCCATTTTCCAGGATGACCAAGagatttttcagaaatgattaCTCTAGCCATTTCTCGAAGCAAATCATGCATATTCAACTTGTTGCCTTCAACAGTTACAAGACATCTTTCACGGAGGATAGTGATTCCTATTGATGCAAAAAATCCACATCCATCTAATACTTTTGTGACATAGTCCTTGTCCTTTCCAATAAAGAAACAAGATATGTCAAGAAATATAGCCTTCTCTAAAGAATCTAGCCCTTCAAAGCTTGTTCTGAGTTGATTTACAATGTTTCCATTTGGACATCTTCCCAATTTCTCCAATTGACTTTCCCACTCTACCAACGATCTTCTAATCAAAAGAGATCCTAAAACTTCAAGAGCTAGTGGTAAACCTCCACAGTAAGAAACCACCTTTTTTGAAACTTCAAGATATCCTTGATTAGGACAACTATTTTTAAAGGCATGCCAACTAAATAGCTcaagagcttcttcttcattcaTTTTCGTAGCTTGACATGCTCTGTCCACATTTAGTAGTAGACGTTCATCTCTTGTCGTTATGATAATTCTACTTCCAGGACCAAACCAATCATGACTTCCAACTATTGCATCCAGCTGTTCCACTTTATCTATGTTGTCCACGATAACAAGTATCTTTCTATGTCGAAATTGTTGTTTTATCAAACCGATACCTTCGTCAACACAGCTTATTTTATGCTTCTTTTTCAAGATGTCcgaaataagttttttttgcaAATCAACCAGATCATGTTTACTTGTAGCATCGTGAACGTCGGCAAGGAAACTTTTGAATTCAAACTGAGGATGAATTTGGTTATAAATGGCTTTGGCAGCTGTTGTTTTACCTAATCCACCCATCCCCCAAATTCCAAACATGAGAACAACATTTGATCCACCACTTGAAAGATAACTAATAATATCTTGAACGCGTGAATTGATTCCAACTATGTGCTTGGCCACATGTAATTCGTTAGCGCTGGTGAGCCTTTCACAAATATTCTcgtcaataatttttttaatgaactcTGCTTCGTCCCTGAAAATTGAATTCGTAAGCATTAATGGGGCTCAATGAAGGCTCAGTAGGAGATATCAGTACATAAAcaattttctttccttcttcccttcatataatatatacatatatatatattatatatatataaaagttaGGCGTATGAGTTAAACTCCAATTACGGTTTAGGTTACTTATGAGAGATTAAGGTGTATTCATTAAGCATGTGAATGAATGTTTAGATTATGTAAAATGTTAATTAAGCATGTCAATTAATTAAAAGATTAAGTCATTCACTAAAATTTGCAGCTTCTGTGAAGGATCAACGTGAGAGATTAAGGTGTATTAATTAAGCATGTTAATTAGAGTAATACAACTTAAATCTTGAAAAGCAGCTGAATGATTACCCATTGTTAGCGATTTTAAGATGGTGGCCAGACAAATTTGCAGCTTTTGTGAGAGCCTCTCTCCACGGCTTTAGCCTTTCTTGTTTAGCTTCACGTTTCTTGTCATCTTTTTCTTCACGGATGTCATTTTCGTGCTTCTGAAATGCTTCGGCTAAATCTCCGTCCTGCTTCCTGACATGCGAAGGATCAACGTGATAGAATATTGGTAAAACATGTCGCCCCAGTTTGTCTCTACACTCCATGATCTTCACCAGCTCGTCAAGACACCAACTCGAATCCGCATACATCTTTGAGAAGATAATGACAGAGATCCTCGACTCTTCGATTGCACGAAACagtttctcttttatttcttccCCTCTTGGTAGATCGTCCTCATCAATAAAGACCTGGTACCCTCTGGCTTTTAATGCCACGTGGAGGTGGCTCGTGAAGCCATTGCGCGTGTCTTCACCCCTGAAGCTCAAGAATACGCCGTACTTCCAGAGTTTGGACTTGGAGGAGGACGAAGAGGAGGCTTCGTGGGCTGTCATGGCGGTATCCACCGTTATGGCTTAGCAGTGGTTCAGATCACAGACTGAAAAAATGGCTACAGCTGCGTTTGCGTTGCCGAAGGATGATAACAAAAGTCAAGATCTTGCAGGGGAAGCCAACAAAATAAACGGTTAAAATTTAACTAAAATAGTGTGTTTTGATTCTTATACTTTTAAGCCAATAAGCCAAGAGGAAGAGGAGTGCAGATAAGCCAAATTACACGCGTGCAAATTACAGGGGAAGCCGACAAAGGTGGAGGTTGAAAGTTTGATTAATGTCGTTCATTGAATAATCATGTGATGGTGTTGGTTAATGGATAGTGACCCGCCTGGATATTTTTGTTGCTGGTTAGAATTTTGTATTTTGAGGAATCTTCATGAACATATTGGAAATGTTGTCGATTTTGATAGAATGTAGATTTAAATTGGAATTTCAACAAAAGTATAACTTGAAATAGGTCGGCAAATTGTCGTATGATTCGTTAATCTAATACGAAATGTTATGTAAATAATAGGTTTTGGATTAACTTATTAACAGTTCGGATCTTTAACGGATGATCCGTTAAGAATTAGTTAAGATATCGTTTTGCATATCTAAACATTAGGGATTGCAATTTCGTGCATAACCCATTATCCAACATGAAACATGATTAGTTAATGAATCAAGGTGTTATCAATCACCTGTTGAGAACTTTTTAAGATAACGGGTATAACACGAACACGATAAATACGGCCATTTTTCCATGCCTAACTTAAAAGGTATTAAAtatttacatgaaaaataagTTTTACTGAATAAATGTAGTTTTACCGAATCAAGATTTTGTGAGTTTCAGTCGAGAAGGGGTTTGGCGGATTCACGGCGTCAGGGGTCGCATGTCGGAGTGGGGAAAAGGTGGTGATTAGCCAAGGAGGGGATCGTTGGTGTCGTAACCGTCGCTCAAGGGGGAGAAATTGCTCCGAGTGGTACACgacgtgttattatataagtggtgatAAATTttatctctttttatttttcatacattCTCTTACTTTGTGGTCGTCGAATTAAATGAATTTATAACAATAAAAAGACATaagagagatgatacaaataagAGAGAAGACAAAAAGGgaaattttcatataaattacCTTTCTCCTATTaatatttcaaaacaaaaagTTTAGAGAAAATAAATCCATGTAGTGGGGGTGGGTGGTTAAATTGATTATTTTCCAAAAATATATTTCAATAACAAAcaataatatccaaaataagtaaaatttaaaatacaataaaacTAACCAGCGACGGAGCCACCTTGTTATTAGGGTGGTCTTTTGACCCTTGTGACCTTTTAATGATTCTTATTAAAATAATAGGCTTAAATGTCAACATGGTTCTGTGTTTTATTATATCAGCCAATTTAGTTCTTGTGTTTTCAATTTGTCCAAATTTGTCCCTATGTTTATATCTGTTAGCCAATTCAAGTCAATCAGTTAAAAGACAGTTAAATGACATGTGCTTAGCACATGAGAGGACAAAAACGTAATTTTATTGTACACCAACTAAACTTGGCCATTTCGGTTTCTACAACAGTAAGTTGTTGTTTACATTGGCTTTTGAGCtggtttttttttgtcttttccaCGAAAGCTTCCTTCTTAATTTCTTCTTGTAGTTCAAGGGAATGCTCGTTCATATGTAATCTATCTTCAATATTTGACGGATGCAGGTTGTATGCCATATTTGAGCCTCCTCTACGCGAAGTTAacggaagaagaagagaggaaaAAAGCTCGAGAGATTGTTAATATTCTGGATGAGAGCGTTACTAGCTCGACCTTCCGCGTAACTCGCTTTGCATTGTATGAAATCGACTACGATGGCAAATCTCTGAAATCTTGGACGAAGATTGATGACATCGGCCATTAGACACAAGTTAATTCATATAATTGCAAGCAAGTTAGCAACTCTGAGGTCGAACAAAGTGGCATACATACATGTTGCCCAAATTTGATACATCATGGATGAGATGTAAGTGGAAATCTTTGATGAATGTAACCTAACGTAGCCTGCTAACGAAGAGTTTTTTTCAGTGTACTTTGAACATTGTCACAGTGATAAAATAGTTCTAATCAATTGTAACACATGTATTTAATTACATCACGTGACATGTTTTCGAGGTATacacaaagagaagaagatatAAATTAGGTTATTCACACTTGGAAACAAGATCGATCGATCCCCCTTATGAATTTCAATGTGATCGATCTCCTAATCAATTGCCGGTTCTCATATCTaatgaattgaataaaatttatagacaaaatttaACAAGAGTGTATAAAACACCCAGAGGTTAAAGTCATGCTAGTTGCTGCAGCATCATCACCACCACCGCTCCCACTCcaaccaccaccatcatcactaTCAGCACCACTAGACCTTAATTCTTCACGAGGATACCGAATCACCGGAGACTTTACTCCATGAAATTATAATTTTCATATGCACATCATGTTTCATGAATAAGCGGTTAAAATTTAACTATTAAAATCACCCACTACTCATCAGGGTTTTTTACCATTGGTTtggttgtgttgtttttggtttttcttttgtgaCACAGAAAGAAATTGACAGTCATCATTTGCTTCACCAAACACTTGCATATGCATTATAATTTCATGCTCTCCAACTGCAAGCGTGTTTGTCTCTTTTTTTTCCCATGCAATCTAGAGAGGTTCTTGCTTTTTGTTGCAAATGACACATTAATCAACGAAATCAAAAGCATCTTATGCCATTTCCCTTTCATAAAATCTAGCTCGGAAAGTATATAGAGCAGTACAAACCAGAGAACGTGGCCCGAATGCCCATTTTTTAAAAAGTAGTCAAAACCCGAAAGCAATCAAGTCTGATCAATGCCAAAATAGAAATGACAATCAGCTAGCATAAGCTATCCAACAACAGGCATATCCAAACAGATACTATTCATGTTTCTCTAGATGATCAGTGCCAAAATCCTCTTTCTCAAAAGCACTTCTATGGTAAACGAAAGTCATAGAGATCATACAAAAAATCCAAAACACTAAAACACTAAAATGGGCAATGAGGATTCAACACCAACATCCAATAACCAAAACTGGCACCAAAACACTAAACCCTAGAATTGTAAACCAGCTTAATTCAAAAGCAGCTTAATctgcaacaattttttttttttttttttttttgagaagagcTTAATCTGCAacaattgaacaaagaaacagaatTTACCGTGATATAATGGATCCCAGAACTGATCTTAATGAAACGGAAGCAGCCTTTGAAAAACAGTCTTCTGATGCTGACGACTAAATCTATCTCCACTCTCATACTTCCCCGACCATCATGTCTGGAGCTGCAATGAATCAAGGCAAGGTTGtacacaaaaacccaaaaattcgCACACCAATTTTCCTGAAACAAAAAAACGCAATCAGATTAAACAACCACACTGAAAACaccaaaaaactaaaataataaggCAACAGTCAATGCAAAACGCAAAGACTTTAATTTTACAGCGATCGATCTGCAAATTTTCTTCCCATTcaaagaaaagacaaaaaaaaaaaaaaaaagcagagaaACCAACTGAAACAGTTCAATCAGCCAGAAAAATGGACGCTGAGAAAGAAGCAGTGCAAGCTGAACACGTAAAAAGATCCAATCTTTAACCAAACaatctaaaccctaaaccctaacaaaattacaaaggagaagagagaaataaaattaaaaaattaaatatgtatGCACCACACATAGATTGGATAAACATTTGACGATGAAATATAGTACAACTGCAATTAGGGTTTCATCaaattttaagtaattaatccTTGAAATTAACCTGATGATCTAAATTAAACACAAGTTGAAAGGAAATTAGTGAAAGGGAACAAACCTTGATCCATTTGCCTTGCACCAGAGACATGGCTGGAGAACTATCAGTCACTGTGGAAAGTCAGTTTTGGTGGGTTTCTCAAATGCTTGCAGATCTGTTCGTACACACATCTTTTATATaaagcagaggaagaagaagcagcaaCTATAAAGCAGaggaagcagcagcagcagaaccAGAAGAAATAGAGGCAGGGGAAGCCGATAGAAACGGAGCAAAGGAAATGAAGCAGAAGAAAAGGAGGGCAATCCAATGATCCCAGCAGAGATCAACCCCAAAGATGTTGgacaaaattattaaaaaataaatttacaaaattacccttgaattattttatgcattctttcttgctgttttgaatttttttttggatgagGGGCATTCTGGTCCTATTCATTTTGTTGAAGCTGTTACCCCAGATGTTGGTCAAAAAACATAACGAACTACGTCCAAATCATGCGTATTTTCCTTCATAGGTTTGTTCCACACTAGATTAACCATTGTTGTCATTAATGGCCTAGAGCTTGTTGAAAGATGAACTTCAACTTTATCCCCACTTTGCAATTGGAGCTTATCGTTCGATAGTTGTCCTTGCCAAAACATATCCTCATCCCAAAATCCGTTGCCTAAGTAAGCCTGCAACTTAGTATTCTTGGTATTATTTATAACAGTAATGCCAAATTCAAAAAAATCTCCAAGTGAATATTGGTGCAAGAAGCATAGAGTCAGCCCTTCAAAAGTACAACCATCATTCGGGGGAATATCAAAACTGACTGTATCGTGATCATGGTTAACAAACTTAAACCAATCAGGAACAAAATTCCCATAGAGTGAAATGCCACCAAATCCGCACGAAGTCCATCCCTACATATACATTGCAAgtgttatatacatatatacatgtaaacgtgtgtttgtgtgtgcatGTGCATGATAGGAAggcaatgagagagagagagtgagatacCTGTAGGATGTTCTTCCTAAAATCAGCTGTGAGATTGGTGCAATTACTCATATTAATCAATGTCATGAAGTTTAATGACTTATCCAAGCCTGGAACCTCTGTGAGTTTGGGCGAATCACTTACCACCAACTCTGTCATATTTGACATTTCCGAAAAATTGGGCATTGTTTCCAATGCAGGGCAATTAGCGGCGTAcagaaatttcaaatttgttggTAAATCAGGGATTGCACGAAGGTTAGGGCAGCCATTTAAGctcaatgtttcaagctttGTAAGACCGCTGAGGCTAGGTAGGGTATGAAAATCATTCTCTTCAAGATCCAAAACTTGTAAAGAAATTAGACTCCCAAGATCCTGAGGGATTGCATCACGTGCTAATTTCAAACCATATAGGTTTAAAAGAGTGAGATTCTTCAATCTAACTGTGGAAGATGGTATTTGTCTTATGGCTGTATTCATTGCTTCAAGTATTCTCAATGATATCATCTCCCCTAAATCCTCATGCATTTCTCTGAATTTGGAACAGCCAGTAAGAACAAGAGTCTCAACAGATTTCAACTTATAGAAATCCCTTGGAAGAGATCTAAGCATTATGCAATCTTTAAGGTTCACCAAAGAAAGTTTTTGAAGTTGACCAATGGAGGGGTGAATCTCGGACAAACTCTGACAACCTTCCAGTATCAACTCTTCAAGATCTGGGACTTGTGAAAAGTCCGGTGATTTAATTAGAAAGTGGGAATGAGTGAGATTCAGGATTTTCAACTTCTCTAGCAACTGTTATAGAAAACCAaaggaaaattgaaattaatatcCAAAAGGAAGATGtcataaaaaaaagaaggaaatccAAAAGCAAATAGAAATAGAACATCATCATGTGTAATTGATCGTACCTTATAACCCTCCCAAACTTGTACCAGCCCGCTCCACTGCATATCTAAAACAACTAGTCTTGGTTGATCAAAAAAGTCATCTGGTATGGAATTTAAAGAGAATCCTTCCCAACACAACCATATTAACTCTTTGGGAAGATGTTTGTATTCTCCATTGAGCTGAACGTATTTGAGATGAAGGAATCTCAGTTTCTTCATATTGGCAAATGCTTCTGTACTGAAACTAGGCAGGTTCGAATCATAAGGCAAATATAGAGCAAGTCCTTCAACTTCTTCAGTTCCCTGTTAACAAAAGGTTATATTCATGTGTAAGAAACGgattatttgcatatatttaCATGTATTATTATTCATTAGGCAAAATCACCTACGGTGAATTATATTTACACATAAATGTTGTTTAGTGTACAATAGACATACGTGGGTTATATATGTTTTCGAGCAGGATGCATTAtgcaaaattttatttggaatGTACTTACAGATTTATTTCTCAAGACTTCGGCGGCCTGTTGATTGTTCCACAACCTACTCCATTTTCCAGGGTGACCAAGagatttttcagaaatgattaCTTTGGCCATTTCTCGAAGCAAATCATGCACATTCAACTCATTCCGCATAGTCCCCTTATTCCACTTATTCTCCTCAATAGTTACAAGGCATCGTTCACGGAGGACATTGATTCCTATTGTTCCAAAAAATCCGCATCGATCTAACATTTTTGCAACATAGTCCTTGTCCTCTCCAATAAAGAAACAAGATATGTCAAGAAATATAGCCTTCTGGTAATAATCTAGCCCTTCATAACTTGTTCTGAGTTGATTTCCAATGTTTCCATCTAGATGTGTTCCTAATTTCTCCAATTGATTTTTCCACTCTGCCAACGATCTTTTAGTCAAAAAAGATCCTAAAACTTTAAGCGCTAGTGGTAAACCTTTACAATAAGAAACAACCTTTTTTGAAACTTCAAGATATGTTTGATCAGGACAACTATTTTTAAAGGCATGCCAACTAAATAGCTcaagagcttcttcttcattcaTTTCCTTGGCCTGAAATGTTTTGTTCACATTTTGTAGTAGATGTTCATCTCGTGTCGTTATGACAATTCTACTTCCAGGACCAAACCAATCATAACCTCCAACTATTGCATCCAGTTGTTCCACTTTATCTATGTTGTCCACGATGACAAGTATCTTTCTATGTCGAAATTCTTGTTTTATCAGAGCGATACCTTTGTCAACACATCTTATTTTATGCTCCTTTTTCAAGATGTCAGAAATAAGTATTT encodes the following:
- the LOC126592472 gene encoding disease resistance protein RPV1-like; translation: MPITVDTSMTAHEASSSSSSKSKLWKYDVFLSFRGEDTRYGFTSHLHEALKARGYRVFIDEDDLPRGEEIKEKLFRAIEESRISVIIFSKMYADSSWCLDELVKIMECRDKLGRHVLPIFYHVDPSHVRKQDGDLAEAFQKHENDIREEKDDKKREAKQERLKPWREALTKAANLSGHHLKIANNG
- the LOC126592506 gene encoding disease resistance protein RUN1-like, with the translated sequence MLTNSIFKSEAEFIKKIIDENICEWLTSTNELHVAKHRVGIISRVQDIISYLSSGGSNDVLMVGIWGMGGLGKTTAAKAIYNQILPQFEFKSFLADVRDATSKHDLVDLQKILISDILKKEHKIRCVDKGIALIKQEFRHRKILVIVDNIDKVEQLDAIVGGYDWFGPGSRIVITTRDEHLLQNVNKTFQAKEMNEEEALELFSWHAFKNSCPDQTYLEVSKKVVSYCKGLPLALKVLGSFLTKRSLAEWKNQLEKLGTHLDGNIGNQLRTSYEGLDYYQKAIFLDISCFFIGEDKDYVAKMLDRCGFFGTIGINVLRERCLVTIEENKWNKGTMRNELNVHDLLREMAKVIISEKSLGHPGKWSRLWNNQQAAEVLRNKSGTEEVEGLALYLPYDSNLPSFSTEAFANMKKLRFLHLKYVQLNGEYKHLPKELIWLCWEGFSLNSIPDDFFDQPRLVVLDMQWSGLVQVWEGYKLLEKLKILNLTHSHFLIKSPDFSQVPDLEELILEGCQSLSEIHPSIGQLQKLSLVNLKDCIMLRSLPRDFYKLKSVETLVLTGCSKFREMHEDLGEMISLRILEAMNTAIRQIPSSTVRLKNLTLLNLYGLKLARDAIPQDLGSLISLQVLDLEENDFHTLPSLSGLTKLETLSLNGCPNLRAIPDLPTNLKFLYAANCPALETMPNFSEMSNMTELVVSDSPKLTEVPGLDKSLNFMTLINMSNCTNLTADFRKNILQGWTSCGFGGISLYGNFVPDWFKFVNHDHDTVSFDIPPNDGCTFEGLTLCFLHQYSLGDFFEFGITVINNTKNTKLQAYLGNGFWDEDMFWQGQLSNDKLQLQSGDKVEVHLSTSSRPLMTTMVNLVWNKPMKENTHDLDVVRYVF